The DNA sequence ATAATCAAAAGCGCCTAATCGCATGGTATGAATCGCCGTTTCCATATCCCCGTGACCTGAAATCATCACCATCGGGATTTCCGGTTTTATTTTTTTGGCTGCTTCTAAAACCTCAACGCCATCCATTTTTGGCATTTTGATATCGCACAAAACCAAATCGTAGTCGTTGTTTTTTATTTTTTCGAGACCCACAGCACCATCCTCGGCTTCTTCCACCTGATAGGTATCATTTTCTTCTGATAAGATTTTTACCAAAACTCTTCTGATCGCTGCTTCGTCTTCTATAATTAATATTTTACTCATCTTTATTAAATTTGAAACCAGTACTTATTCTTTCTCTTTTTTTGAAGCCAAATTTACCGGCACGCTTATTACGTTTAAGTCCCTTTGCGGGAACGGAATTGAAATATTGTTTTCTGCAAACAGATCATTTATTCGGAACCTAATTTCGCTTTGAATCCCCGGCGTCTGCATACCATGAATAACATAAAAGTGAACTGAGAAGTTTAGCGAAGAATCTGCAAAGTCATCAAAAGTAACTTTAACCGTTCCTCCTTTGACAATTCCTTCAACTGAATCTACTGCCTGATGCAATAATTTTTCGACTAAACGAACATCGCTTCCATACGCTACTCCAACGGAAACACTTTCCCGGTTACTCGAATTATTCTGAGTCCAATTAAAAAGTGTGTCGTCCATAAATTTATGATTCGGAATGATCATCACACGATCATTTCTGGTCACAACAATGGTGGTTCTTAATTTGATCTCTTGTACCAATCCAACACGACCGTCGACTTCAATGATATCACCCACATGCAAAGACTGATCCAAAATGATTAGAACTCCCGAAATAATATCCTGAAAAAATGTTTGTAATGCAAACCCTAAACCTACAAACAAGGCTGCAGAGGCGGTTAAAAACACATTAACATTTACTCCGGTTGCGTTTAGCATTAATACAATTACAAAAAGGTAAACGATATACTTAACGACCTGAAAAACACTATTGAACTTCTTTTTGTCTGCGACAGGAAGTTTTTTACTAAACAACTTCTGAATTAACTTTAATACGATCGATGTTGCCGTTATAGCAAGAAAAAGCAGCATCAAATCAAGTAGCGAGATTTTTACATTTTCGCCATTAATAAAATTGTAATTAATAAATTCAATAATATCCTTCCACATAATTTTTAATATTTAAGCCATTTGTATAACTCTTTCCAGGTTGGTTTCTTTCCGTACATTAAAATACCGACACGATAAATTTTCGCAGCGAACCAAACAACAAGCAAAAAGGTCGCAAACAATAAAGATACTGAAATTGCAATTTGCCACCAAGGCACACCGAACGGAAGTCGCATTAACATTACAATCGGTGATGTTAACGGAATCATCGAAAACACCACGGCAATAGTTCCATGCGGATCATTCACAACGGTAAAAAATCCGATATAAACACTCAGAATTAGAGGCATAATAATTGGCAAAAGAAATTGTTGTGAATCGGTTTGATTATCAACAGCAGCCCCAATTGCGGCATAAAACGAACTATATAAAAAATACCCTCCAATAAAATAAATAACAAAACCAATTACAATACTGGCAATAGGCAAATTCCATAATTCGGCAATGTACATTTGTGCTGTTCCTGAAAATTCCTGTTGCGCGGACTGCATTACTTCGGGAGGAATTCTTCCTTCCGGTCCTACATTCACGCCAAAAAAAGCAGAAGCCACAAACATTAATCCGAGACCAATGACCACCCAGATCAAAAACTGTAACAATCCTGCAAGTGAGGTCCCGACAATTTTACCGATCATCAACTGAAAAGGTTTCACGGACGAAATAATAATTTCAATAATACGATTCGTTTTTTCTTCGATCACGCTGCGCATTACCATATTGCCATAAATGATAATAAACATCATAATTAAGTAACCGAATCCGCCACCGATTACAATTTTCATCCAATTCAACCCTTTGAATCTCTTTTCGCCCTTTGTATTTTTCAAAACCACATCTACTTTAGCTTGTGCTTTTTTAATTTGCAAAGTATCTATGTTTGCTTTTTGCAGGTTGAATGCGGTAAGCTTTTTCTCTACTAAATTTTGTACATCTTTTATGAAAGGCCCCGGAAGACTTTCGCCGGATATCAATTCTACTTTACTTTCCAGATCTTTTAAATTACCGGTTTTAGGAATCACAATTAGACCACTAAAATTTTCATTGGTAATACTATCCTTTAAGTCCTTAACACTTATCTCCGATAAATTCAGGTAATGGTATTCGGCCTCTTTTTTATTCTCTTTCAGAAAATCGTCTGCAAGCAAACCCGTTTCATCATGAATTGCAATACGCTTTGTATCTGCTTTCATTGAAGCTAAATAACCAATAAATACGGTAATGGCAACAAACAACAACGGACTCAAAAATGTCATGACAACAAAAGACTTGTTACGAACTTTTGCTATAAATTCTCTTTTTATAATTAATGATATAATGCTCATTTTTTATTTTAGATTTTAGATTGCTGACTTTAGATTTTCAGATCTTAGGGTTTCACTCTAAAATCTAAAATCCAAAATCTAGTTTTTGTTTTCCGTTACGGTTTTAATAAAAATATCATTGATACTTGGAATCTTTTCCACAAAATGGGTGACTTGTCCACGCTGTGTCAAAAGATGCAATAGTTCGTTTGGAGTTGCATTTCCGATTTGGATCTCTAACTTCAGATCTTCATTTAAGGATTTAAACTGTGCCGGGGCAACGGTAAACTTCTGTGTAATATCATACATCAGACCTTCTACATTATCGGTCAGGATACCCACTTCAAAACTATTGGTTCTGAACTGGCGTTTTACATCGCTAACCTTTCCTTCGATTAATTTATTTGATTTATGAATCAGTGCAATATGGTCGCAAAGTTCTTCTACACTTTCCATACGATGCGTAGAGAAAATAATTGTTGCGCCTTGCTCTTTTAATGCCAAAATTTCATCTTTTATGACATTGGCGTTTACGGGGTCAAAACCCGAAAAAGGTTCATCGAAAATCAGTAATTTAGGCTTATGCAAGACACAAACTACAAACTGTATTTTCTGTGCCATTCCTTTAGAAAGTTCCTGAATTTTCTTGTTCCACCAACCCTGAATTCCCAGACGGTCAAACCAGTATTCTAACTGTTGTTTGGCTTCGGCCTTAGAAAGCCCTTTCATTTGTGCCAGATACAAACATTGCTCGCCTACTTTCATTGAAGTATACAAACCTCTTTCTTCAGGTAAATACCCTATTGTTTGTACATGTTTGGGTTGTAATTTCTCTCCGTCCAGAATTATTTCACCGCTATCGGGCAAAGTAATCTGGTTTATAATACGAATTAGAGATGTTTTTCCGGCTCCATTGGGACCTAATAGTCCATAAATACTACCTTTTGGTACATTTAATGAAACTTCGTTAAGCGCTACATAATCACCGTATTGTTTTACGACTTTATGTACTTCGAGTAAGTTGCTCATGCTGTTATTAGAATTTTCTGCGTCAGTTTGATCATTGTGCTATCACGGGGTTGTAAAAGTAAATAATTCGAAGCGAATCTGCGTTACAATACGCAAAAAACCCATCCTAATGTTTCTATTAGAATGGGTTTTAGTATTTATTTCAATTTTTTAAAAAGAGTTTGCGCTATGAAAACATGTCTTTTACTTTCTCAAAAAATGATTTTTCTGACTTTTCAGGACTTGGAATAAAATGATCGTCGTTTAACGCATTTTCAAAAAATTGTTTTTGCTCTTTATTTAACGTTTTTGGCGTCCAAACATTTACGTGCACTAACAAATCTCCGCTTCCGTAACCATTTATACTTGGAATTCCTTTTCCTTTTAATCTTAAGATTTTTCCGGATTGAATACCTTCTTCTAATTTGATACGAACTTTTCCGTTGATGGCTTCGATATCCTTAGAAATTCCTAAAACGGCTTCCGGGAAACTGATATATAAATCAAAATGAATATTCTCTCCTTCGCGTTTCAAAAACTCATGTTCTAACTCTTCGATAGCAACAATCAAATCACCTGGAATACTATTTCCCGGAGCATCATTTCCTTTTCCGGAAACTTTAAGCTGCATCCCGTCAACAACACCTGCTGGAATTTTTATTGATACGGTTTCGTCTTCCAAAACCATCCCTTGAGAATCTGCTTCAGAAGGTTTTTTATCTAAAATTTGTCCGGAACCACCACAAGCAGGACAGGTAGATGCGGATTGCATTCTTCCTAAAATAGTGTTGGTAACACGCATCACCTGACCTTGACCGTTACAAGTCGTACAGGTTTTGTAGGTAGCTCCTTTGGCTTGAACTTTACGTTTTACTTTTACTTTTTTCTCTACTCCATTGGCAATCTCTTCTAAAGTCAATTTAACTTTAATTCTAAGATTACTTCCTTTAGAGCGACGAGGGCCTCCGCCTCCGCCACCACCGAATCCGCCAAATCCGCCACCAAAAATATCACCAAACTGGCTGAAAATGTCATCCATATTCATCCCGCCATGGCCACCACCGCCAAATCCGCCGGAACCATCAAATGCTTGATGTCCGTATTGGTCGTATTTCGCTTTTTTGCTCGGATCACTTAAAACTTCATAAGCTTCTGCTGCCAATTTGAAGTTTTCTTCTGCCTCTTTGTCGCCCGGGTTTTTATCCGGGTGATATTTTAGTGCACTTTTTCGGTACGCTTTTTTAATTTCAGCAGCATCGGCACCTTTTGAAATGCCAAGTATTTCGTAAAAATCTTTTTTCATAATCTAAGTTAAATTCCAAATCTTAAACTCTAAATTCCAATGCTTAAAAAATTGACTTTCAGAATTTTATTTGCATTTTAGTTACCGATAACTACTTTAGGGAAACGGATAATTTTGTCTCCTAATTTGTATCCTTTTTCTATAACATCAACAATTTTACCCTTCATTTTATCAGAAGGTGCAGGAATTTGAGTAATTGCTTCAGCAAAATCGGCATCAAAAGCATCACCTGCTCTAACTTCAACCTGCTCTAAACCTTTACCTACTAAAGTGCTTTTTAGTTTTTCATGAATTAACTCCACTCCTTTTGTCAAAGTTTCATCTTCAGATTTGTTAATTTCTACAATTGCTCTGTCAAAATCATCTAAAACAGGAAGCATTGCTAACAAAACCTCTTGATTTGCCGATTTAAATAAATCGATACGCTCTTTTGAAGTTCTTCTTTTGTAATTTTCGAATTCGGCAAATAATCTCAGAAACTTATCTTTTTCTTTTGCCAAGTCTTGAGCTAATTGCTCTTCAACACTTAATTCTTCAACAATTAACTGCTCACCGTTGGCATTGTTCTCTAACGTTACATCATCTAATTCCTGATCGAATTCTGTATTTTCCGTAGTCATATTACTATTATTTTTAAAAATATTTTTAAACTTCATTTTTTATTCTTTCTGTTGGACTGCAAAAGTACTGCCAAATCTTCTAAAATGTCAAATTGTCACTTTGTCAAGAA is a window from the Flavobacterium cupriresistens genome containing:
- a CDS encoding mechanosensitive ion channel family protein, whose amino-acid sequence is MWKDIIEFINYNFINGENVKISLLDLMLLFLAITATSIVLKLIQKLFSKKLPVADKKKFNSVFQVVKYIVYLFVIVLMLNATGVNVNVFLTASAALFVGLGFALQTFFQDIISGVLIILDQSLHVGDIIEVDGRVGLVQEIKLRTTIVVTRNDRVMIIPNHKFMDDTLFNWTQNNSSNRESVSVGVAYGSDVRLVEKLLHQAVDSVEGIVKGGTVKVTFDDFADSSLNFSVHFYVIHGMQTPGIQSEIRFRINDLFAENNISIPFPQRDLNVISVPVNLASKKEKE
- a CDS encoding ABC transporter permease, producing MSIISLIIKREFIAKVRNKSFVVMTFLSPLLFVAITVFIGYLASMKADTKRIAIHDETGLLADDFLKENKKEAEYHYLNLSEISVKDLKDSITNENFSGLIVIPKTGNLKDLESKVELISGESLPGPFIKDVQNLVEKKLTAFNLQKANIDTLQIKKAQAKVDVVLKNTKGEKRFKGLNWMKIVIGGGFGYLIMMFIIIYGNMVMRSVIEEKTNRIIEIIISSVKPFQLMIGKIVGTSLAGLLQFLIWVVIGLGLMFVASAFFGVNVGPEGRIPPEVMQSAQQEFSGTAQMYIAELWNLPIASIVIGFVIYFIGGYFLYSSFYAAIGAAVDNQTDSQQFLLPIIMPLILSVYIGFFTVVNDPHGTIAVVFSMIPLTSPIVMLMRLPFGVPWWQIAISVSLLFATFLLVVWFAAKIYRVGILMYGKKPTWKELYKWLKY
- a CDS encoding ABC transporter ATP-binding protein; translated protein: MSNLLEVHKVVKQYGDYVALNEVSLNVPKGSIYGLLGPNGAGKTSLIRIINQITLPDSGEIILDGEKLQPKHVQTIGYLPEERGLYTSMKVGEQCLYLAQMKGLSKAEAKQQLEYWFDRLGIQGWWNKKIQELSKGMAQKIQFVVCVLHKPKLLIFDEPFSGFDPVNANVIKDEILALKEQGATIIFSTHRMESVEELCDHIALIHKSNKLIEGKVSDVKRQFRTNSFEVGILTDNVEGLMYDITQKFTVAPAQFKSLNEDLKLEIQIGNATPNELLHLLTQRGQVTHFVEKIPSINDIFIKTVTENKN
- the dnaJ gene encoding molecular chaperone DnaJ, with translation MKKDFYEILGISKGADAAEIKKAYRKSALKYHPDKNPGDKEAEENFKLAAEAYEVLSDPSKKAKYDQYGHQAFDGSGGFGGGGHGGMNMDDIFSQFGDIFGGGFGGFGGGGGGGPRRSKGSNLRIKVKLTLEEIANGVEKKVKVKRKVQAKGATYKTCTTCNGQGQVMRVTNTILGRMQSASTCPACGGSGQILDKKPSEADSQGMVLEDETVSIKIPAGVVDGMQLKVSGKGNDAPGNSIPGDLIVAIEELEHEFLKREGENIHFDLYISFPEAVLGISKDIEAINGKVRIKLEEGIQSGKILRLKGKGIPSINGYGSGDLLVHVNVWTPKTLNKEQKQFFENALNDDHFIPSPEKSEKSFFEKVKDMFS
- a CDS encoding nucleotide exchange factor GrpE, with the translated sequence MKFKNIFKNNSNMTTENTEFDQELDDVTLENNANGEQLIVEELSVEEQLAQDLAKEKDKFLRLFAEFENYKRRTSKERIDLFKSANQEVLLAMLPVLDDFDRAIVEINKSEDETLTKGVELIHEKLKSTLVGKGLEQVEVRAGDAFDADFAEAITQIPAPSDKMKGKIVDVIEKGYKLGDKIIRFPKVVIGN